A genome region from endosymbiont of Acanthamoeba sp. UWC8 includes the following:
- a CDS encoding F0F1 ATP synthase subunit C: protein METEGINIGLKYIGVGLSALGMLGAALGVGNIFVGLLNGISRNPSVESKLTRSAFIGAALSEAMGLFAFLIALMLLFVV, encoded by the coding sequence ATGGAGACTGAAGGAATTAATATCGGATTAAAATATATAGGGGTTGGTTTATCAGCTTTGGGAATGTTAGGTGCGGCGCTTGGTGTTGGTAATATCTTCGTGGGCTTGTTAAACGGTATATCCAGAAATCCTTCCGTAGAGTCTAAACTTACCAGAAGTGCGTTTATCGGAGCTGCTTTATCTGAAGCTATGGGACTATTTGCATTCTTGATCGCATTAATGCTGCTTTTCGTAGTATAA